CAGCCTTCCAAAGGGATTCAAGTTGACTCGCCGTGAGATCTCCCTCAAAGGTCTCTGCCCCGAATGTGTCGCAGAAGAATAGTCCCTCCTTTAGCCTCTGAGTCCTATGAGCACGGCTACCGAAACCATCGAAGGATTTGTCAAGACGGAGTACAAATACGGATTCGTCACGGATGTCGAAACCGAGTCCGCTCCACCTGGGCTGAACGAGGACACGGTCCGTCTGATTTCGTCGAAGAAGAATGAGCCCGATTTTTTGCTTCAATGGCGATTGAGGGCTTATCGTCATTGGCTGACGATGGCGGACCCTACCTGGGCGAAAGTGAAATACCCGCCCGTCGATTACCAAAAGATCATTTACTACTCCGCACCGAAGCGGAAAGGAGCCGGGCCGAAAAGCCTGGACGAGGTGGATCCCAAGCTGTTGGAAACCTACGAGAAACTCGGTATCCCGCTGAAGGAGCGCGAACGACTCGCCGGCGTCGCGGTCGATGCCGTGTTTGACAGTGTTTCCGTCGGGACAACCTTCAAAGAGAAACTGGCGGAGAAAGGAATCATCTTCTGTTCATTTACGGAGGCGGTTCAGGAACATCCGGATCTGGTTAAGAAATACCTTGGAACTGTCGTGCCGTACACCGACAATTTCTTCGCCGCCTTGAACTCCGCGGTCTTCAGCGACGGCTCGTTCTGCTACATTCCGAAGGGCGTGCGCTGCCCGATGGAGCTTTCGACTTACTTCAGAATCAATGCGGCGAACACGGGCCAGTTTGAGCGGACGTTGATCATCGCCGAGGAGGGGAGTTACGTGAGCTACCTGGAAGGATGCACCGCGCCCATGCGCGACGAGAATCAGTTGCACGCTGCGGTCGTGGAACTTTTGGCTTTGGACAACGCAGAAATCAAATACTCGACCGTTCAGAATTGGTATCCTGGAGATGAGCAGGGACGCGGCGGAATCTACAATTTCGTCACCAAGCGAGGCATGGCCAAAGGCAAGAACTCCAAGATTTCCTGGACTCAGGTCGAAACGGGATCAGCGATCACTTGGAAGTATCCGAGCGTTGTGTTGCAGGGTGACAACTCGACCGGTGAGTTTTACTCGGTTGCCCTGACAAACAATTATCAGCAAGCCGATACCGGCACCAAGATGGTCCACGTTGGAAAAAACACCCGAAGCACGATCGTCTCAAAAGGGATTTCCGCCGGCCACGGCCAAAACAGCTATCGGGGCCTGGTCAAGGTGTTGAAGGGGGCCGCGAACGCCCGGAATTTTTCCCAGTGCGATTCTTTGCTCCTGGGAAACAAATGCGGCGCGCACACTTTCCCGTACATTGAGATCAAGAACACTTCGTCCAAAGTCGAGCATGAAGCGACGACGTCGAAAATCGGCGAGGACCAGATTTTCTATTGCAATCAACGGGGCCTCTCGACTCAAGACGCAGTCAATATGATCGTCAATGGGTACTGCAAAGACGTTTTCAAACAATTGCCGATGGAGTTTGCGGTCGAGGCCCAGAAGCTCCTGGGAGTGAGTTTGGAAGGGAGCGTTGGCTAGCGCGGCAGGCGGCGGCCTGAATGTTCGCGCTGTGAAGTGTTTCGCAACGAACTCATGTAAGTCGGAAGGTCGATTTGTCTATTGAACGGTTGATCAGAAATCCATTTATGCTGGAAATAAGGAATCTGCACGCGGGCGTCGAAGGCAGAGCCATTCTCAAGGGAGTCAACTTGATTATACGGCCTGGCGAAGTCCATGCCGTGATGGGGCCCAATGGCAGTGGCAAGAGCACTCTGGCCCAAATCCTGGCGGGTCGCGAAGGCTATGACGTCTCTGAAGGGGAAGTTCTCTATGGCGAAAAGAACCTGCTGGAAATGGATCCGGAAGAGCGCGCGCGAGAAGGC
This genomic window from Verrucomicrobiota bacterium contains:
- the sufB gene encoding Fe-S cluster assembly protein SufB codes for the protein MSTATETIEGFVKTEYKYGFVTDVETESAPPGLNEDTVRLISSKKNEPDFLLQWRLRAYRHWLTMADPTWAKVKYPPVDYQKIIYYSAPKRKGAGPKSLDEVDPKLLETYEKLGIPLKERERLAGVAVDAVFDSVSVGTTFKEKLAEKGIIFCSFTEAVQEHPDLVKKYLGTVVPYTDNFFAALNSAVFSDGSFCYIPKGVRCPMELSTYFRINAANTGQFERTLIIAEEGSYVSYLEGCTAPMRDENQLHAAVVELLALDNAEIKYSTVQNWYPGDEQGRGGIYNFVTKRGMAKGKNSKISWTQVETGSAITWKYPSVVLQGDNSTGEFYSVALTNNYQQADTGTKMVHVGKNTRSTIVSKGISAGHGQNSYRGLVKVLKGAANARNFSQCDSLLLGNKCGAHTFPYIEIKNTSSKVEHEATTSKIGEDQIFYCNQRGLSTQDAVNMIVNGYCKDVFKQLPMEFAVEAQKLLGVSLEGSVG